In Saccharicrinis fermentans DSM 9555 = JCM 21142, a genomic segment contains:
- a CDS encoding GH92 family glycosyl hydrolase: MKNLIFFLWLVFVFSACCHNQTISKENTPIDYTSYVNPLMGTDSDFSLSNGNTYPAIARPWGMNFWTPMTAKFGDGWTYKYRDYQLTGFKQTHQPSPWINDYAAFSLMAVTGDLEFEAEKRASWYSHKAEIVKPHYYSVYLADYDTRVEITPTERAAAFKFTFPQNEHSYILLDAFKGGAMVKVLPEERKIIGYCRNNSGGVPDNFHNYFVAEFDKDFEIIHTWDGDQLKKGSAFAQADEVGAVIGFKTKAGEEVHVKVASSFISAEQAQLNLDRELGNKSFAQVKEEGKTEWNKELGRIKVEGKNVDHIRTFYSTLYRVLLFPRKFYEFNKDDQIVHYSPYNGEVLPGYMFTDNGFWDTFRAVFPFFTLMYPELNSHIMEGLANTYDESGWLPEWASPGHRGCMIGSNSASLIADSYLKGIKGYDIEKLYEAIIKNTDHVNNQINSVGRYGHDYYNSLGYIPYDVGVNENVARTLEYAYADYCIWKLAEKLGRPQPEIDLFKKRAQNYRKVFDRESGWMRGRNKDGSFQAPFNPFKWGDAFTEGNSVHYTWSVFQDVEGLIGLMGGDEAFVSKLDTVFNLPPVFDNSYYGFTIHEIREMQIVGMGNYAHGNQPIQHMLYLYNYAGQPWKTQEKVREVMNKLYTPHADGYCGDEDNGQTSAWYVFSSLGFYPVCPGTDQYVLGAPLFDKATITLEDGKELIIEAVNNSDENKYVEHVDFNGNSLDRNYYTHEELQSGGKITIEMSPTPNKKRGVTKDAAPYSMSK; encoded by the coding sequence ATGAAGAATCTAATATTCTTTTTGTGGCTGGTATTTGTATTTAGTGCTTGCTGCCACAATCAAACAATATCGAAAGAAAATACGCCCATTGACTATACCAGTTATGTGAATCCATTAATGGGAACTGATTCTGATTTTTCGCTCTCCAATGGGAATACCTATCCAGCGATTGCACGTCCGTGGGGAATGAATTTTTGGACACCAATGACGGCTAAATTTGGTGATGGTTGGACTTATAAATATAGAGACTATCAGTTAACCGGTTTTAAACAAACCCATCAGCCGAGTCCTTGGATCAATGATTATGCTGCATTTTCATTGATGGCTGTTACCGGTGATTTGGAATTTGAGGCAGAAAAAAGAGCTTCGTGGTATTCGCATAAAGCAGAAATTGTAAAACCTCACTATTATAGTGTTTATTTAGCTGACTATGATACAAGAGTAGAAATTACACCAACAGAGAGAGCTGCAGCTTTTAAATTTACATTTCCACAAAATGAGCATTCATACATTTTATTAGATGCTTTTAAAGGGGGGGCTATGGTCAAAGTGTTGCCCGAGGAAAGAAAAATTATTGGCTACTGTAGAAACAATAGTGGAGGTGTCCCAGATAATTTTCATAATTATTTTGTGGCTGAGTTTGATAAAGATTTTGAGATTATTCATACTTGGGATGGTGATCAATTGAAAAAGGGTTCAGCTTTTGCTCAAGCAGATGAAGTTGGGGCGGTCATTGGTTTTAAAACCAAAGCAGGTGAAGAAGTTCATGTAAAAGTAGCTTCTTCATTTATAAGTGCCGAACAAGCTCAATTAAATCTTGATCGAGAATTGGGAAATAAGTCTTTTGCTCAGGTAAAAGAGGAAGGTAAAACAGAATGGAACAAAGAATTAGGACGTATAAAGGTTGAAGGAAAGAATGTGGATCATATTCGTACTTTCTATTCTACGCTTTATCGTGTTTTGTTATTCCCTCGTAAGTTTTATGAGTTTAATAAAGATGATCAGATTGTTCATTATAGTCCTTATAATGGGGAAGTTCTTCCTGGTTATATGTTTACCGACAATGGCTTTTGGGATACTTTTAGAGCTGTTTTTCCATTTTTTACATTGATGTATCCAGAATTGAATAGTCATATCATGGAAGGTTTAGCAAATACCTACGATGAAAGTGGTTGGTTGCCGGAGTGGGCTAGTCCAGGGCATAGAGGCTGTATGATAGGTTCCAATTCTGCATCCTTGATAGCCGATTCTTACCTCAAGGGAATCAAAGGCTATGATATTGAAAAACTTTATGAAGCGATTATTAAAAATACGGACCATGTCAATAATCAAATAAATTCAGTGGGACGTTATGGTCATGATTATTATAACTCATTGGGGTATATACCATATGATGTAGGTGTAAATGAGAATGTAGCACGCACACTAGAATACGCCTATGCTGATTACTGTATTTGGAAGTTGGCTGAAAAGTTGGGCCGGCCTCAGCCTGAAATAGATTTGTTTAAGAAAAGAGCACAGAACTATAGAAAAGTTTTTGATAGGGAATCAGGTTGGATGCGAGGTCGTAACAAAGATGGTTCTTTTCAGGCTCCTTTTAATCCTTTTAAATGGGGTGATGCTTTTACTGAGGGAAATAGTGTGCACTATACCTGGAGTGTTTTTCAGGATGTTGAGGGACTGATTGGATTGATGGGAGGAGATGAGGCTTTTGTAAGTAAGCTGGATACTGTTTTTAATCTGCCTCCTGTTTTTGATAATTCCTATTATGGTTTTACCATACATGAGATTCGTGAAATGCAGATTGTAGGAATGGGAAATTATGCCCATGGTAATCAACCTATTCAGCATATGTTGTATCTATATAATTACGCAGGACAACCGTGGAAGACGCAAGAAAAAGTTCGTGAGGTAATGAATAAGCTTTATACACCCCATGCAGATGGGTATTGTGGAGATGAGGATAATGGACAAACATCAGCTTGGTATGTTTTTAGTTCTTTGGGTTTTTATCCTGTATGTCCGGGAACTGATCAGTACGTGCTTGGAGCTCCATTGTTTGATAAGGCTACCATAACCCTCGAGGATGGCAAAGAACTAATTATTGAAGCGGTAAATAATAGTGATGAAAATAAATATGTTGAGCATGTTGATTTTAATGGCAATTCGTTAGATCGTAATTATTATACGCATGAAGAATTACAGAGTGGTGGGAAAATTACCATTGAAATGTCGCCTACTCCAAATAAAAAGAGAGGGGTCACCAAAGATGCAGCGCCATATTCTATGAGTAAATAG
- a CDS encoding GH92 family glycosyl hydrolase: MNIKSLLTIIFFAVIFCACERESANLIGYVDPMIGTDGIGHTFPGATVPFGMVQLSPSNDFKSWNWCSGYHYSDTILKGFAHTHISGAGLAGLGDILLMPTVGVVQLNPGTEDDPASGYRSRFSHKSEKSTPGYYSVLLDDYNVKVELTASERVGFHRYTMSKPGVLNVIIDPTHNIMERIVETGVEIVSNTTLRGFKRCEGEGGARTVYFYAKFSKPFVSYGVAKGDSIMEGEKRLKGTNTKAYIQAKLKHDEVLEIQVALSFVGYQGAKANLNAEVQGKSFDDVKRLAQSKWEEKLNKMIVTGSSQADKRTFYTAMYHSFISPNLISDVDGRYWLEGKVYQSDFPQYSNFSTWDTFRALNPLFTIVEQEKTAEFVNSLASRYTETKVGLPVWECMGHDNVCMIGYSAVSPMVDAALKNIKGIQPEEVYEAVKAAAMSLEKHSPNYDKNGMDYYLKMGYVPGELNCAVSKTTEQNYYDWCISALADRLGKKDDAALFAERSVGYKNLYRSDKKRLYSKYTTGEWREMKLNVWDDLIANYVSGNIWGYSAFVPHDVNGLMELIGGKDEFAKWLDDIFLDTTSIDGHTHVDISGFIGKYGHGDEPSQHMPYLYNYAGQPWKTQERVRQVISEFYHDKPDGLVNNDDLGQMSAWYLFSAMGFYPVCPGDMKYMIGSPLFKKVVINLENGKQWIIKANNDPKKNIYIQSVTLNGEPYTKSYLTHEQIMNGGNLVFEMGAAPNKKWGVLPEDRPISKVHTEKANRLPQITHKPFDKDRSEVFEEAYQVKLVCNTEKADIYYTLNGDIPHKNSKRYKKPFVIHKTTNLKAIAYADGMQPSFVYDRTYYAGRRFGDLKDGFPRITMITRPKKFGDSDGNMLMDLKVGSGSFNDGRWTGFDGEDMVATIDFGQAISIDNVSIGYLSNTAVWIFPPSAMVIRASLDDDKYEIIGSKKWRFSQEELEGPFVKREEFTFKSQKIRYLNIEVSNYGIVPDWHAAAGHKGWMFVDEILIN; encoded by the coding sequence ATGAATATTAAAAGTCTCCTAACAATCATCTTTTTTGCAGTGATATTTTGTGCCTGTGAGAGAGAATCTGCTAATCTTATTGGATATGTGGATCCGATGATTGGTACAGATGGTATTGGACATACATTTCCGGGAGCTACCGTTCCTTTCGGAATGGTACAACTGAGTCCGTCAAATGATTTTAAATCGTGGAACTGGTGTTCTGGTTACCATTATTCTGATACTATTTTAAAAGGTTTTGCACATACACATATCAGTGGAGCTGGATTGGCCGGCTTAGGAGATATTTTATTGATGCCAACTGTGGGGGTAGTTCAGTTAAATCCAGGAACAGAGGATGATCCGGCATCAGGTTATCGTTCCAGATTTTCGCATAAAAGTGAAAAAAGTACGCCTGGTTATTATTCTGTTTTGTTGGACGATTACAATGTGAAAGTTGAATTGACAGCTTCTGAAAGAGTTGGATTTCATAGATACACAATGTCTAAACCAGGAGTGTTGAATGTTATCATAGATCCTACCCATAATATCATGGAAAGGATTGTAGAGACAGGTGTTGAAATTGTCTCAAATACTACACTAAGGGGATTTAAAAGATGTGAAGGGGAGGGAGGAGCAAGGACTGTTTATTTTTATGCGAAGTTTTCTAAACCTTTTGTATCTTATGGTGTAGCCAAGGGAGATAGTATAATGGAAGGTGAAAAGAGGCTGAAGGGAACAAATACGAAAGCATATATCCAAGCGAAATTAAAGCATGATGAAGTGCTTGAAATCCAGGTGGCTTTATCTTTTGTTGGATATCAAGGGGCAAAGGCAAATTTGAATGCCGAGGTTCAAGGCAAGTCCTTTGATGATGTAAAACGATTGGCTCAAAGTAAGTGGGAAGAGAAATTAAATAAGATGATCGTTACAGGTTCGTCACAAGCCGATAAAAGAACCTTTTATACAGCGATGTATCATTCATTTATATCACCTAACTTAATTTCAGATGTGGATGGGAGATATTGGTTAGAAGGTAAGGTCTATCAATCGGATTTTCCACAGTATTCAAATTTTTCTACCTGGGATACTTTCCGTGCTTTAAATCCATTGTTTACTATTGTTGAACAAGAAAAAACAGCTGAGTTTGTTAACTCTTTGGCAAGTAGATATACAGAAACAAAAGTAGGATTGCCGGTTTGGGAGTGTATGGGGCATGATAATGTTTGTATGATCGGATATAGTGCTGTTTCTCCAATGGTAGATGCAGCTTTAAAAAATATAAAGGGAATTCAACCTGAAGAAGTATATGAAGCAGTGAAGGCCGCTGCGATGTCGTTGGAGAAGCATTCTCCTAACTACGACAAAAATGGGATGGATTATTACTTAAAAATGGGCTATGTTCCTGGTGAGTTGAATTGTGCTGTGTCTAAAACAACCGAACAAAATTATTATGACTGGTGTATCTCAGCTTTGGCTGATCGCTTAGGTAAGAAAGATGATGCGGCGCTTTTTGCTGAACGAAGTGTTGGTTATAAAAATTTGTATAGATCCGATAAAAAACGTTTGTATTCTAAATATACAACCGGAGAATGGCGGGAAATGAAATTGAATGTGTGGGATGACTTAATTGCCAATTATGTTTCTGGAAATATCTGGGGGTATTCGGCATTCGTGCCCCATGATGTAAATGGTCTAATGGAGTTGATAGGAGGTAAGGATGAATTTGCTAAGTGGTTGGATGATATTTTTTTAGATACGACTTCGATAGATGGACATACCCATGTGGATATCTCAGGTTTTATTGGAAAATATGGGCATGGAGATGAACCTTCGCAACATATGCCTTATTTGTATAATTATGCTGGTCAACCTTGGAAAACGCAAGAAAGAGTTCGACAAGTAATATCTGAATTCTATCATGATAAACCTGATGGCCTTGTTAATAACGATGACTTGGGACAGATGTCAGCTTGGTATTTGTTTAGTGCGATGGGGTTTTACCCTGTCTGTCCCGGTGATATGAAATATATGATAGGTTCTCCATTATTTAAAAAAGTAGTTATTAACTTAGAGAATGGAAAGCAATGGATTATTAAAGCCAATAATGATCCAAAGAAAAATATTTATATTCAGTCTGTTACATTGAATGGGGAGCCATATACTAAATCATACTTGACCCATGAGCAGATAATGAATGGTGGTAATCTGGTGTTTGAAATGGGGGCTGCTCCTAACAAAAAATGGGGTGTTTTACCCGAAGATAGACCAATATCTAAAGTACATACCGAAAAGGCCAATCGCTTACCTCAAATTACTCATAAACCATTTGATAAAGATAGGAGTGAGGTATTCGAAGAGGCCTATCAGGTAAAACTGGTATGTAATACAGAGAAGGCTGACATTTATTATACCCTGAATGGTGACATACCCCATAAAAATAGTAAACGTTACAAAAAGCCGTTCGTCATTCATAAAACAACAAATTTAAAAGCCATTGCATATGCTGATGGTATGCAGCCTAGTTTTGTTTATGATCGCACTTATTATGCAGGAAGAAGATTTGGAGACTTGAAAGATGGATTTCCTCGAATTACGATGATTACCAGGCCTAAAAAGTTCGGCGATTCAGATGGTAATATGTTGATGGATTTAAAAGTGGGGTCGGGAAGTTTTAATGATGGTAGATGGACTGGATTTGACGGTGAAGATATGGTAGCGACCATTGATTTTGGGCAAGCAATATCCATCGACAATGTAAGTATTGGATATTTATCCAATACAGCAGTTTGGATTTTTCCTCCATCAGCCATGGTCATTAGAGCTTCCTTGGATGATGATAAATATGAAATAATAGGTTCGAAGAAATGGAGGTTTTCGCAAGAAGAGCTGGAAGGACCTTTCGTGAAAAGAGAAGAGTTTACTTTTAAGAGTCAAAAAATCAGATACCTTAATATTGAAGTTTCAAACTATGGGATAGTACCTGATTGGCATGCTGCAGCAGGACATAAGGGTTGGATGTTTGTTGATGAGATCTTGATTAATTAG
- a CDS encoding GH92 family glycosyl hydrolase, which produces MMMVNKLKYIVVLLMVFEVAAFCQNYTQYVNPFIGTTNFGTTNPGAIVPQAMVSVVPFNVTGSDLNKWDKDARWWSTPYSWDNQFLTGFSHVNLSGVGCPDLGVIMVMPTTGTVDANLKHYGSIMSGQRAEPGYYTCKLEKYNVKAEVTSTKRTGLSKFTFPKGESNIIIDLGNSLTNESGAYVKVVSDREVEGWRMTGNFCYHGNSERPVYFVARFNKPATSFGAFKKMPAMMGAEKDWSASSGKFKYYTQFLHPLAGDSIGAYFSFDTDAGESVMVQVGISYVSIANARQNLEYESNGFSFEKTRNEAREEWNNVLSKVRVEGGTEDQKTVFYTALYHMNIHPNIINDVNGQYPMMESYGIGEVKDRDRYTVFSLWDTYRNFHPLMSLLYPEKQLDMVRSMVDMYKEGGWLPKWELNSKETYTMNGDPSFPVITDTYLRGLTDFDVQTAYEAMLKSATTPQKDNKIRTNNDFYLQKGYVPFTEDYDNSVSIALELYLADWNLGVLANKLGYRKEGKRFISQSKGYKNYFDKKTFKMLRPKKADGTFIADFDPLQGQNFEPVHGFHEGTAWQYTFGVPHDINGLIKLNGGGKQFAKKLQDIFDHQLFDMANEPDMHYPFLFNYVKGQEWRAQKEVQRLLDTYFKNEPGGIPGNDDCGTMSAWVAYSMMGFYPVCPGDMNYTITKPVFDKVTIELDARFYADSTFQIIKHSGADKEYIKSIRWNGQAVKSFFIHHDRVVNGGKLEIHMGEKE; this is translated from the coding sequence ATGATGATGGTGAATAAACTAAAATATATAGTAGTCCTATTAATGGTATTTGAGGTAGCTGCATTTTGTCAGAATTATACGCAATATGTTAATCCATTTATAGGAACAACGAATTTTGGTACAACAAATCCAGGAGCCATTGTTCCACAGGCAATGGTTTCTGTAGTACCATTTAATGTTACAGGTTCAGATCTGAATAAGTGGGATAAAGACGCCCGTTGGTGGTCAACACCTTATTCTTGGGATAATCAGTTTTTAACAGGTTTTTCTCATGTCAATCTTAGTGGAGTAGGGTGTCCTGATTTAGGGGTAATAATGGTAATGCCAACGACGGGTACTGTTGATGCCAATCTTAAACATTATGGATCTATAATGTCCGGGCAAAGGGCAGAGCCCGGATATTATACCTGTAAGCTGGAGAAATACAATGTGAAAGCAGAAGTTACTTCGACCAAAAGAACGGGCTTGAGTAAATTTACTTTTCCGAAAGGAGAATCTAATATTATTATTGACCTAGGTAACAGTCTCACCAATGAGTCGGGTGCTTATGTAAAAGTTGTAAGTGATCGCGAAGTAGAAGGTTGGAGAATGACTGGTAACTTCTGTTACCACGGAAATTCGGAGCGTCCAGTTTATTTTGTGGCTCGTTTCAATAAACCAGCTACCTCTTTTGGAGCTTTTAAAAAAATGCCTGCCATGATGGGGGCAGAAAAGGATTGGTCTGCAAGCTCAGGTAAGTTTAAATACTATACACAATTTCTTCATCCTCTAGCTGGTGATAGTATAGGTGCATATTTTTCTTTTGATACAGATGCCGGTGAGTCTGTAATGGTTCAAGTAGGGATATCATATGTAAGTATTGCAAATGCCCGGCAGAATCTGGAATATGAATCCAATGGATTTTCTTTTGAAAAAACCCGAAATGAGGCTCGAGAGGAATGGAATAATGTTCTTTCAAAAGTTAGAGTGGAAGGAGGAACTGAGGATCAGAAAACTGTTTTCTATACGGCTTTATACCATATGAATATTCATCCCAACATCATCAACGATGTGAATGGACAATATCCAATGATGGAAAGTTATGGTATTGGAGAAGTGAAAGATAGGGATCGATATACTGTTTTTTCTCTTTGGGATACGTACCGGAATTTCCATCCTTTGATGAGTTTGTTATATCCTGAAAAACAGTTGGATATGGTTCGCTCTATGGTGGATATGTACAAGGAAGGCGGCTGGTTACCTAAATGGGAACTGAATAGCAAAGAGACCTATACGATGAATGGGGATCCTTCATTTCCTGTTATAACGGATACTTATTTACGTGGATTAACCGATTTTGATGTACAAACGGCCTATGAGGCCATGTTAAAGTCTGCCACAACTCCTCAAAAGGATAATAAGATTAGGACAAATAATGATTTTTATTTACAGAAGGGCTATGTGCCTTTTACTGAGGATTATGACAACTCAGTGTCAATAGCTTTGGAGCTTTATCTGGCAGATTGGAATTTGGGTGTTTTGGCTAACAAGTTAGGATATAGAAAAGAAGGGAAAAGATTTATTAGTCAATCCAAAGGATATAAAAACTACTTTGATAAGAAGACTTTTAAAATGCTTCGACCTAAAAAAGCAGATGGAACTTTTATTGCTGATTTCGATCCCTTGCAAGGACAGAATTTTGAACCAGTGCATGGTTTTCATGAAGGTACTGCCTGGCAATATACCTTTGGAGTACCCCATGATATCAATGGCTTAATCAAGTTAAATGGTGGAGGAAAGCAATTTGCAAAAAAGCTGCAAGATATTTTTGACCATCAATTATTTGATATGGCCAATGAGCCGGATATGCATTACCCTTTTTTGTTTAACTATGTGAAAGGTCAGGAATGGAGAGCGCAAAAAGAAGTACAAAGACTTTTGGATACTTATTTTAAAAACGAACCTGGAGGTATTCCCGGGAATGATGATTGTGGAACCATGAGTGCATGGGTAGCCTATAGTATGATGGGGTTTTATCCCGTTTGTCCTGGAGATATGAATTACACGATTACGAAACCTGTATTTGATAAAGTAACTATTGAGCTAGATGCTCGGTTTTATGCCGATTCAACATTTCAAATCATCAAGCATTCAGGAGCTGATAAGGAATATATTAAAAGTATAAGGTGGAATGGACAAGCTGTTAAATCTTTTTTCATTCATCATGATAGGGTAGTTAATGGAGGAAAGCTTGAAATTCATATGGGAGAAAAGGAATGA
- a CDS encoding copper homeostasis protein CutC, whose translation MKRNSFELEICAANIQSVIAADKGGADRVELCDNLIEGGTTPSLGIISVAKEMASLDVFPMIRPRGGNFVYDDIEQEIMLRDIKLAVERGADGIVIGALTVNGAIDYDFCCRLIEAARGLPITFHRAFDQCKQPFVALEILISMGVKRLLTSGQKNKAIDGVDLISMLQKSAANSLQVMPGSGIDENNITKLAQQTGVKAFHASLRDIYKQEPVYTRSEVRFNGSKDLPENQVKTSNIKRIKSIISEIERI comes from the coding sequence ATGAAGCGGAATAGTTTTGAACTTGAGATATGTGCAGCGAATATCCAATCTGTAATAGCGGCAGATAAAGGTGGGGCTGATAGAGTAGAGCTTTGTGATAATTTAATAGAAGGAGGAACAACACCTTCTTTAGGGATTATTTCTGTGGCTAAAGAGATGGCTTCTCTGGATGTTTTTCCCATGATTCGACCACGGGGTGGTAATTTTGTTTATGATGATATTGAACAGGAAATTATGTTACGGGATATAAAGCTGGCAGTAGAAAGAGGTGCAGATGGAATAGTCATAGGAGCTTTAACGGTTAATGGAGCAATTGATTATGATTTTTGTTGTAGGTTGATTGAAGCAGCCAGAGGATTGCCCATCACTTTTCACCGTGCTTTCGATCAGTGTAAACAGCCATTTGTTGCCTTAGAGATATTAATATCTATGGGGGTTAAACGATTATTAACCTCGGGACAGAAGAATAAGGCTATAGATGGAGTCGATTTGATAAGTATGTTGCAAAAAAGTGCAGCAAATAGCTTACAAGTGATGCCCGGGAGTGGTATTGATGAAAATAATATCACTAAGCTGGCACAGCAAACAGGTGTAAAAGCTTTTCATGCTTCTTTACGTGATATATACAAGCAGGAACCTGTTTATACACGCAGCGAAGTGAGGTTTAATGGATCTAAGGATTTGCCAGAAAACCAAGTGAAGACATCCAATATAAAGAGAATTAAAAGTATAATTAGCGAAATAGAAAGAATATGA
- a CDS encoding transglutaminase domain-containing protein, which yields MKYNDILKPMFILLLVVLMLPQMGCDNSVSNDNSRVIERDFQQVYKKYKDQNKTLFSVFQKKMTEKEKFYLKFLYAYMPLNDMADYPGEFFLNNVRLAMAARDSFSWGSSISEDVFLHFVLPYRVNNENLDTARIVFFKELYPRIKDLPIEQAALEVNHWCHEKVNYQPTDSRTISPLGAIKTAYGRCGEESTFAVTAMRSVGIPARQVYTPRWAHVDDNHAWVEVWVNGRWQYLGACEPEPVLNMGWFDAPVLRAMMVYTKAFGKYMGEENVIDSQNKYATLNSLHNYAPTKDIWVKIQGEEETHIEFGLYNYAEFFPIKSQDIKAGAFAHIKTGLGDIRVFASNKSGHFAIKKINVSDVDTVFIELDKRVGNEFNMSFENVPPVEKKPASVDAVGTQANKKRLSEEDQIRSDFISSFYDRERLKVLAKEIGLNADTLWPYMKEARGNYSEIELFLKKGVQVNKQNLIPLLQVIAKKDLHDVSADVLLDHLKWFKIFNGIECDHRLVNKYILNPRIYLEGLSPYRAFLQKAFDQITKDDVSKAVKEVVVWINGHIMVDESSNYYKVNISPQGVFNMKTCDSFSRKLFFIATLRSLGIPARLEPATHEAQYFNNKWINISFDQSYKNDQPEMAKVKFAADEDYDIEPLYRVHFSIAKFKDGRFQTLHYDWEKPLSSFPEEIEIEAGYYQLLTGNRMEDGSVLVNQQFVNIEPGSQQELKIKINEDRKALKEIACCKSFNLNDSLSVLGWIDPGSEPGNHFFNDFKSLRDTYESAKVPFTFFCTDKSMKAEIVENTYEGCIVKEDSDLIVLKAFYEQTKLSREIQLPVFVVVDNNGEVYYHSSGYNIGTSEQLLKIYKRLLLQ from the coding sequence ATGAAATATAATGATATTCTAAAACCTATGTTTATTCTTTTATTGGTGGTATTAATGCTGCCACAGATGGGATGCGATAATAGTGTAAGTAACGACAATAGTAGAGTTATAGAACGCGATTTTCAGCAAGTATATAAGAAATATAAAGATCAGAATAAGACGCTGTTTTCTGTTTTTCAAAAAAAAATGACTGAAAAAGAAAAGTTTTATCTGAAGTTTCTTTATGCGTATATGCCACTGAACGATATGGCTGATTATCCGGGTGAATTTTTTCTAAATAATGTGCGATTAGCCATGGCAGCCAGAGATTCATTTAGCTGGGGATCATCGATTTCTGAGGATGTTTTTCTCCATTTTGTGCTTCCGTATAGGGTAAATAATGAAAACTTAGATACTGCACGGATCGTATTTTTTAAAGAGTTGTATCCTCGTATTAAGGATTTACCGATTGAGCAAGCAGCCCTTGAGGTAAACCATTGGTGTCATGAAAAAGTAAATTATCAGCCAACAGATTCGCGTACTATTTCTCCTTTGGGAGCTATTAAAACGGCTTATGGTCGGTGTGGAGAAGAATCCACTTTTGCAGTAACAGCGATGCGTTCTGTAGGTATTCCTGCCCGGCAGGTTTATACCCCTCGTTGGGCTCATGTTGATGATAATCACGCATGGGTTGAAGTTTGGGTGAATGGTAGATGGCAGTATCTGGGAGCTTGTGAGCCGGAGCCGGTTTTAAATATGGGGTGGTTTGACGCACCGGTATTACGCGCTATGATGGTGTATACAAAAGCTTTTGGAAAATACATGGGTGAAGAGAATGTGATTGATTCACAGAATAAGTATGCCACTCTTAATTCTCTTCATAATTATGCGCCAACAAAGGATATTTGGGTAAAAATTCAAGGAGAAGAAGAGACTCACATTGAGTTTGGTTTGTATAATTATGCCGAATTTTTTCCTATCAAGAGCCAGGATATAAAGGCAGGAGCGTTTGCACATATTAAAACAGGATTAGGAGATATAAGAGTTTTTGCCTCCAACAAATCGGGGCATTTTGCTATTAAAAAAATCAACGTATCAGACGTGGACACGGTTTTTATCGAGCTGGATAAAAGGGTGGGTAATGAATTTAATATGTCGTTCGAAAATGTTCCTCCGGTTGAAAAAAAGCCAGCCTCTGTTGATGCTGTAGGAACCCAAGCAAATAAAAAACGTTTGTCAGAAGAAGATCAAATAAGGAGTGATTTTATTAGTTCTTTTTACGACCGTGAGAGGCTAAAGGTATTGGCCAAAGAGATAGGACTAAATGCGGATACGCTTTGGCCTTATATGAAAGAAGCAAGAGGTAACTATTCTGAAATTGAATTATTTTTAAAGAAGGGTGTACAGGTCAATAAGCAAAACCTTATTCCGCTGTTGCAAGTTATTGCTAAAAAAGATTTGCACGATGTTTCTGCTGATGTGTTGTTGGATCATTTAAAGTGGTTTAAAATATTTAATGGAATAGAGTGTGATCATAGATTGGTTAATAAGTATATTTTAAATCCTAGAATTTATTTAGAAGGGCTTTCTCCTTACCGTGCCTTTTTACAAAAGGCTTTTGATCAGATTACTAAAGATGATGTCTCAAAAGCTGTTAAAGAAGTTGTTGTTTGGATCAATGGCCATATCATGGTTGATGAAAGCAGTAATTATTACAAGGTAAATATCTCTCCCCAAGGAGTTTTTAATATGAAAACATGTGATAGTTTTAGTCGTAAGTTGTTTTTTATCGCGACTCTTCGTTCGTTGGGTATCCCTGCTCGTTTAGAGCCGGCAACTCATGAGGCGCAGTATTTTAACAATAAATGGATTAATATAAGCTTTGATCAAAGTTATAAAAACGATCAGCCTGAGATGGCTAAAGTGAAATTTGCAGCTGATGAAGATTATGATATAGAACCTTTATATCGTGTTCATTTTAGTATCGCAAAGTTTAAGGACGGAAGGTTTCAGACGCTTCATTACGATTGGGAAAAACCATTGTCATCATTTCCTGAAGAAATTGAAATAGAGGCGGGTTATTACCAATTGCTGACAGGAAATAGAATGGAGGATGGTTCTGTACTGGTAAATCAACAATTTGTCAATATAGAGCCTGGCAGTCAACAAGAGTTAAAGATCAAGATAAATGAAGACAGAAAAGCGTTGAAGGAAATAGCCTGTTGTAAATCATTCAATCTAAATGATAGTCTTTCTGTGTTAGGATGGATTGATCCTGGTTCAGAACCGGGGAATCATTTTTTTAATGACTTTAAATCATTGAGAGATACCTATGAATCGGCGAAAGTGCCATTTACTTTTTTCTGTACAGATAAAAGTATGAAGGCAGAAATTGTTGAAAATACTTATGAGGGCTGTATTGTGAAGGAAGATAGTGACTTGATTGTACTTAAAGCGTTTTATGAGCAAACTAAATTGTCCCGTGAAATTCAGCTTCCGGTATTTGTGGTGGTAGATAATAATGGTGAGGTGTATTATCATTCGTCAGGATATAATATTGGCACGTCCGAACAGCTATTAAAGATATATAAACGGTTACTCTTGCAATAG